A genomic window from Bacteroidota bacterium includes:
- a CDS encoding PKD domain-containing protein, translating into MKNILFILTISFLIVNGCKKEETVIPISSFSFRGDTITTLKMATYDTCTLINLSKNKDSVFWDLGDGRTSNDKQFILSYPKSGSYTIKLTVKNNDGQKAFCSKKVTILDRVLKSIYIEHINWDTINTNGWPTSSKADIYFQIQKYVDITVTNYSIYPNCPIIYKSPIVKNVSYSTQTPLTIPVSEKVVIDKKLIQFAYPENLNNTYLISLMAIDKNGKVYCLQNNHGGGGNYFGILKDDFNKNEFVIQNGPFSAYLLNCDFE; encoded by the coding sequence ATGAAAAACATTTTATTCATTTTAACTATTTCATTTTTAATTGTTAACGGTTGTAAAAAAGAAGAAACGGTTATACCTATTTCTTCTTTTAGTTTTCGAGGAGACACAATTACAACTTTAAAAATGGCAACTTATGATACCTGTACATTGATCAATTTATCAAAAAATAAAGATTCCGTTTTTTGGGATTTAGGAGATGGCAGGACCTCAAATGACAAACAATTTATTTTGTCATATCCTAAGTCTGGCTCGTATACGATCAAACTAACTGTAAAAAATAACGACGGTCAAAAAGCATTTTGTTCAAAAAAGGTTACCATATTAGATAGAGTATTAAAAAGCATTTACATAGAACACATAAATTGGGATACAATAAATACAAACGGATGGCCCACTTCATCTAAGGCCGATATTTATTTTCAAATTCAAAAATACGTTGATATTACGGTTACTAACTATTCAATTTATCCAAATTGTCCAATTATCTATAAATCGCCAATAGTAAAAAATGTAAGTTATTCAACCCAAACTCCATTAACAATTCCAGTAAGTGAGAAAGTAGTGATTGATAAAAAACTAATTCAATTTGCCTATCCGGAAAATTTAAATAATACTTATTTAATAAGTTTAATGGCCATAGATAAAAACGGGAAAGTATACTGCCTACAAAATAATCATGGCGGCGGCGGTAATTATTTTGGCATATTAAAAGATGATTTTAATAAAAATGAATTTGTGATACAGAATGGACCATTCAGCGCCTACCTTTTGAATTGTGATTTTGAATAA